The sequence below is a genomic window from Lycium ferocissimum isolate CSIRO_LF1 chromosome 9, AGI_CSIRO_Lferr_CH_V1, whole genome shotgun sequence.
tttgtaatttttctccttcctcTTTTCTGCCTCCAGTTAGACCAAATGAGATACATCTTGCGAAGGGAAGAACTAGAGTGGGGAAGGAGGAATAAAGTGGGGAAGGAGGAATAAGGGACACACACAAGGTGAGAATAGAAACCTTGTGTTGATAAGATTTTGAGAATAGAACTGCATGGTGAACTAGTTAATTTAAGGAAGCTTCTTCGCACTGTCCAAAGAAATAGCATTGTATTCCTTTTGTTTTATGCATTGTCACATTCCAAGAGGGCATAGTTTTTTTAAGCTTTTTCTTAGGTTAACTATCATTTGTCCGAGTTCCTTGACCTAGTGAAGGTAAAGGTTTCATGAAACTAATGGCATAGTTTGATGGATCTCATGCTTTCTTTTCTCAAACGAAATGACATTAAAGTTCAATATagtgttctttttttcttgttcacATAGGTAAGTCATCACCCCTTGATTCTTGCATGCCACTGCGAAGGTCGTGGTTGGAAGATGTGGGGAGATACcaatttaaaaagtaaattttgGGGTCCATCAATTCAACTTGATCCAGTTGGTGTCCTTAACTTAGAGTTTGATGATGCAGAAGTATTCCAGTGGAGCAAGGTATGTGTATTATAATAAGTGATGACAAGCACTGCAACTCCTTGTATCATTCTTGCTGAACTGTTAAAACTCATACTATCAGGTAACCACTTCAATCTACAACCTCGTTTTAGGGAAACTCTATTGCGATCACTTTGGTACGATGCATATCCAAGGAAGCGGTGGCTACTCTTGCAAGCTTAAATTTAAGAAACAGTCCATTATTAATAGAAATCCACACCAGGTGAAGTACCTCCACATTGTCGATGTTAATATTCTTCGTGCCGGCTAATTAGTTCAATAAAATGTGCTCTTTTTTATCACTCTTGTTACTTTTTATGCTCCATAGATGAGACAACTTTATAGGCTCATTTCACAGGGCCGTGTTTTTTCTCTATTAACTAAACACACTTCTAGTTAAGGCAGATATTAAGATGTAATTTCTCGGAGGTTCCTTCAACTGGAACTAAAATTTTCCTCCTTCTACGTTTTCTTTCAAGAATTTTTCCATTCTTGAATATAATAAATCTGAACGATTCCAATATGCTATTACGTATCTTTCAAATTGTGGTCCAATCTCATGAATGCATATTGCTGTAGAATTGTGTTTATCGAGTTCAGTGTTCACTGCCTTTGGTTGTCTCATAATAATGTctacttttaaaacttttttacttttcttttgtttatcaGTAACAAACCAAAAATTTCATCCATGGAGTCTACATATATTTCTTTAGACACATCAAATCCTAGTTTTAGCAGTTCTTGATCAGAACTGATCCTTTGATTTGGTTTGGCAGCTCTATGCTATGACTGTATTATGTTTTTCTAAGAGGATGATTAAAGCTTCACAAATAATCTGCATACTAAGATTTTGCATTGCAGGTACATGGACTTGTACAAGATAAAAGTGGGAAAACAGTGGCAACTATGTTTGGGAAATGGGATGAAAGTTTGCATTACTGTAATACTTCGATGGATTTAGGGCAAGATATGGAGTATTTGCTTTGGAAGCGGAGTAAACCATCAAATTTTGAAACGAAGTACAACTTTACAAGTTTCGCAGTCACCCTTAACGAGCTCTCTCCAGATCTTCAGGTACTGTAGTTGATAGTCCTCTCCATAACCAGTACTTCTGGTTTATGCAAAATCTATTTATAGTTATACTATTCTTTTGCATTATAATACATATGTTGCCATCAATTGCTGTTAACAGGAAAAGTTGCCTCCGACTGATTCAAGGCTTAGACCAGATCAAAGATTTCTTGAAAATGGAGAATATGAAACTGCTAACTCAGAAAAGTTACGACTAGAACAGAGGCAGCGTCAGGTAATGCAGctagtttcatgaatttatacacaaattattaaattagatGGTTCCTCTTTGTGTGCTTTATTCGTAGCTGAGTGAGAGCGATAATCTCCTATACATGGAAAACCAAAATTTTGCGCGTactgataatataaaaaggaaggaCATAAAACTAAAGCAATGAactgtcaacaacaacaaattacACCTCAGTCTCAAACAAGTTAGGgttggctatatgaatcctcatttCTCCATTTAAACTGAACTCGTGTCATCAACATTAAAGTTGTCATCATTAGAGGAAACTTTTGATATCTGTGATTATCAAAATTTAGACAAGTTTCCTAtaaaaaagagaacaagaaaaaagaacagCAATGCAAATACTCTAGTTATTCGACTGCCATCCTAAGGATTTAGGAATGTCATTTCAGTAGTTTGGTTGGAGTAACAAGTTAGTTCCATTTTCTCAGTAAAAACCCAATCAAGGTACCTTTATCCCACAATAGTTATGAAGTCTTGGTAGATGAAACAGTTAAGATTATTGGTATTTACAGCTCAAAATATTTGCCATTACATCATACTGAAGTTTCATAAAAGTTTGCATAACAAGTATTGTCATGCAGGCATCAAAGATGCAGGAAAAAGGCTGGAAACCAAGGTGGTTTACAAAGCCAAAAGGTAGTGATACATATCAGTATAGAGGAGGATATTGGGAAGCTAGAGAAACTTGTAAATGGGAATCCTGTCCACATATTTTTGGTGAAGTTTCTGAAGAGATTTGACTCTTTTACCCCGTTTTGCAATTTTTAAGCAGTAATGGACAGGCAAAAGGGGATATGGAATAAgatgttaaaaataaagtacAGAATGTAAATAGACATAGACTTAGGCAAAATGTAAATGGATAGAGTCATATAGTGTTGGAGGTGGTTGGAGGCAAataacactaggtgatttcttcccatttgtTCAAGCCTTAGTGGATAGAGTTATCCGGTACCTGTATTGTTGAAAGATAGCAGGTACTCCGTGGAATTAGTCAAGATGCATGCAAGTTGGCTCGGACACCATGgtcatctaaaaaaaaaaaaaaagagcatgtTTGGCCTTTTACTTGTACTATATTCTTCTGTAGAAAGtttcttttattcttctttttagGTTTTCCAAGTCCACCCTACTGAATATGCCCCAAATCTTCCTTGAAATTCAAGGAACCATTGTTCTGTTCTATAGCTCGAAACTATTTACTTCAGATCATAAGATGTCAGGATGTGCAACTTTTATTTTCTATTGTACAAACTttactactactcaaaaacattaTTTTCTAGTGACTCTTGAGTCTTGAGTACTCTTGATTAGCACTTGCCAACGTTACTTTTATCTTAACTCTTGAATACTTGATTTTAGAAATTTTACAGTTTGATACTTGACAAGGTGCATATGTCATCAAGAGTACATTAAGAAATCTTGAATCTGCCTCTGGTAAGCTTGGAAACGAAAGTAGTTTTTATTTTGGATAGAATGGGAgttcatatacaaatatacaaatttATCCATGGATGTATAATACAGAGAACATGAAGGTCATACCCCTCAATTCAAATTGAATTTCTGTTAgtagaatatgttttgaaaactTGTGCACTTAATCCAGTTCCAAATTTCCATTGTCATATTCAATAAATCTTGACTGATTTCAATACAAGAACTTGGTTTAATACAAGTGACATAGATCTATAGATCCTTGGGCACATTAGCGGATGAGATCTCATCATTACATATGGGACAAATctgcaaataaataaataaatctgtAAGTATGAACATCAAGAAATAGAAAAGAGTAAATGAGAACACTTGGCAATTAATTACCTTCTTTATCTGAAGCCATGTTTTTATACAATCTGAATGGTAGTGATGATCACATGGAAGTGCTACTAGCTTCTCTCCTTCTTCATATTCCAATTGACACACCACACACCTATATATTTATCCAAAAAAGTCAAATTTTCAATGTTTAATAATTATTCAGTTTAATGACCAAGAGGTCACAGCACACAATGAAAACCAGAGTGTCACGAATTTAAGTCTTCTTAATAATCAGGTCTTATATATCCTAttgattgtgtgtgtgtgtgtgtgtgtgtgggggggggggggggggaaactaaaatgattatgaggggttgaaatttttttttttttttttttggtcgaaTCTTTAATTTTCGACTACTTACTTGTCAATAAGTGTCTTGGAATTATTGGATTGAAATGTAGAAGAATGCAAGGATTTGCTTATTTCTGCTTCAGATAATCCTCTGTTCTCTACTCCAACAAATTCTCCTAAAGCAATTAATTCCTGTGAAAAAACCATGCACTTTAGTAAATGTCATGTAGTTCttgaaaaatacataaattaaataaaaagtactCCTACCTCGTAAGATAATTCATCTGGATCAACATCATCTTCCTCCATATCCTGTACAAGGAGAAAATCCATTGTTATTTCATGATAATTTATGATacctatgtgtgtgtgtgtgttgtatagaTCAAATATATGGAAATACACAAATTAGCGAATATGTGTGCTCTAGAGAGAGACCTCGTCGTCATCTTCGTACCCATCGTCGTAGAACTCGAATTCAAAATCTGCAAAAAGAAATTTATCAAAAGGGAAAACGATGATAACTATTTATTACTTCTTATGTTTAACGTAAAATTGAGTAtataaaaatttgagaaaataggTTGAGTATACTTTATTTTGAGCTGAAAAATATAATAGTATACGCTATAGTACTAATTAAGATAATGGAGGGgggaaaattgaattttcttttcatttccctTCTCATGGGGTTTCTTGAATCATTTcttcaaatggaaaaaaaagttAGTACTCCTTCTATTTCAATTTCTGTGAACTTATTACTATTTGGGAGTCTATGAGATGGTTCTTTGACCacgtttttcttatattttttctaaattatttgaattataaatgatcatgacttatgatttttttatgtagtttctaaatatataaattttatttttacaaaattgaaaaatctatgtcaaaatttacGGTCAAAGTTATAAATTTGACCCTCATGCTCTTTAAaggtttacataaattgaaacggaaggagtattaGATTACCTTGAACCTCACTTCCTAGAAATTCTTCAT
It includes:
- the LOC132030758 gene encoding E3 ubiquitin ligase BIG BROTHER-related isoform X1 gives rise to the protein MADEEQRNPTTRRTPLSQIDEDRVRIMLSMIESESEDEEITASDEEFLGSEVQDFEFEFYDDGYEDDDEDMEEDDVDPDELSYEELIALGEFVGVENRGLSEAEISKSLHSSTFQSNNSKTLIDKCVVCQLEYEEGEKLVALPCDHHYHSDCIKTWLQIKKICPICNDEISSANVPKDL
- the LOC132030758 gene encoding E3 ubiquitin ligase BIG BROTHER-related isoform X2; this encodes MDRVRIMLSMIESESEDEEITASDEEFLGSEVQDFEFEFYDDGYEDDDEDMEEDDVDPDELSYEELIALGEFVGVENRGLSEAEISKSLHSSTFQSNNSKTLIDKCVVCQLEYEEGEKLVALPCDHHYHSDCIKTWLQIKKICPICNDEISSANVPKDL
- the LOC132030758 gene encoding E3 ubiquitin ligase BIG BROTHER-related isoform X3, translated to MLSMIESESEDEEITASDEEFLGSEVQDFEFEFYDDGYEDDDEDMEEDDVDPDELSYEELIALGEFVGVENRGLSEAEISKSLHSSTFQSNNSKTLIDKCVVCQLEYEEGEKLVALPCDHHYHSDCIKTWLQIKKICPICNDEISSANVPKDL